Proteins found in one Methanomassiliicoccus sp. genomic segment:
- a CDS encoding hydrogenase 3 maturation endopeptidase HyCI, translating to MNVEEELRSWLNDARRVVVAGIGNAIRSDDFVGVKVVSDLQGKVSPTVTLIECETVPESFVDEIVEIRPTHVLLVDAALMGLGPGEAHLYEAEEVMNVPSISTHTLPLRVFCEYVKRLTGAKIALVLIEPKNVDFGEGLSNELEAAANRVEAAILNSLP from the coding sequence ATGAACGTCGAGGAGGAGCTGCGTTCCTGGTTGAACGACGCTCGCAGAGTGGTGGTCGCTGGCATCGGCAACGCCATCCGTTCAGATGATTTCGTGGGCGTCAAGGTGGTATCGGACCTGCAGGGAAAGGTGTCGCCGACGGTAACTCTCATCGAGTGCGAGACCGTACCCGAGAGCTTCGTGGACGAGATTGTGGAGATCAGACCGACACATGTGCTCCTGGTAGATGCTGCCCTTATGGGCCTCGGTCCCGGAGAGGCTCACCTCTACGAGGCGGAGGAGGTCATGAACGTTCCTTCCATCTCCACCCACACGCTACCTCTGAGGGTCTTCTGCGAGTATGTGAAGAGGCTCACCGGGGCGAAGATCGCTCTTGTGCTGATCGAACCGAAGAACGTGGACTTCGGCGAGGGGTTGAGCAATGAGTTGGAGGCGGCAGCGAACAGGGTGGAAGCGGCGATACTGAACAGCTTACCCTGA